The proteins below come from a single Plantactinospora sp. KBS50 genomic window:
- a CDS encoding glycosyltransferase family 1 protein, which produces MTAGRPPRVLIDATSVPADRGGVGRYVDGLLGALGRTPKSAVDLVVVSLRTDAERYARMLPDVEVVPAPAAVAHRPARLAWEQTGLPLLAQQVGADVLHSPFYTCPLRAGCPVTVTVHDATFFTEPEHYDKSRRTFFRSAIKTSLRRADRVIVPSKATRDELIRLLDADPTRIDVAYHGVDHSAFHAPTEEEKARVRARLGLGSGSYIAFLGAKEPRKNVPNLIRGWVLAVADRENPPALVIAGGQGHDDDIDRAVADVPAHLRLLRPGYLRYADLPGFLGGALVAAYPSYGEGFGLPILEAMACAAPVLTTPRLSLPEVGGDAVAYTSEAPEQIGADLAALLDDEPRRLTLAKAGFDRAKEFTWESSAEVHVTAWCRVRS; this is translated from the coding sequence GTGACCGCCGGTCGCCCACCGCGTGTCCTGATCGACGCCACGAGCGTCCCCGCCGACCGGGGCGGGGTGGGCAGATATGTCGATGGCCTGCTGGGTGCGCTCGGCCGTACCCCGAAGTCGGCGGTGGATCTCGTGGTGGTCAGCCTGCGCACCGACGCCGAGCGGTACGCGCGGATGCTGCCGGACGTCGAGGTGGTGCCCGCGCCGGCGGCGGTGGCCCACCGGCCGGCCCGGCTGGCGTGGGAACAGACCGGCCTGCCGCTGCTGGCCCAGCAGGTCGGGGCGGACGTGTTGCACTCTCCGTTCTACACGTGCCCGCTGCGTGCCGGTTGTCCGGTGACGGTCACGGTGCACGACGCCACCTTCTTCACCGAGCCCGAGCACTACGACAAGTCGCGCCGGACCTTCTTCCGCAGCGCGATCAAGACCTCGCTGCGCCGGGCGGACCGGGTGATCGTGCCGAGCAAGGCCACCCGGGACGAGCTGATCCGGCTGCTGGACGCCGATCCGACCCGGATCGACGTGGCGTACCACGGCGTCGACCATTCGGCGTTCCACGCGCCCACCGAGGAGGAGAAGGCCCGGGTACGCGCGCGGCTGGGGCTGGGCAGCGGCAGCTACATCGCGTTCCTCGGCGCCAAGGAGCCCCGCAAGAACGTACCGAACCTCATCCGTGGCTGGGTGCTGGCCGTCGCGGACCGGGAGAACCCGCCGGCCCTGGTGATCGCCGGGGGGCAGGGGCACGACGACGACATCGACCGGGCCGTCGCGGATGTCCCGGCGCACCTGCGGCTGCTGCGTCCCGGCTACCTGCGCTACGCGGACCTGCCCGGTTTCCTCGGCGGTGCCCTGGTGGCGGCGTACCCGTCGTACGGCGAGGGTTTCGGGCTGCCGATCCTGGAGGCCATGGCGTGCGCGGCGCCGGTGCTGACGACCCCGCGGTTGTCGCTGCCCGAGGTGGGTGGCGACGCGGTGGCGTACACCAGCGAGGCGCCCGAGCAGATCGGGGCGGACCTGGCCGCCCTGCTGGACGACGAACCACGCCGGTTGACCCTCGCGAAGGCGGGTTTCGACCGGGCCAAGGAGTTCACCTGGGAGTCCAGCGCCGAGGTGCATGTCACGGCATGGTGCCGGGTCCGGTCCTGA
- a CDS encoding TIGR03089 family protein, with translation MADNPARILTAAIAADPTRPLLTWYDDATGDRTELSGATLANWVAKTANLLVDDAGLAPGDRAGVLLPPHWQTAAVLLGCWSAGVSVSTDAPEPVDVLFAAADRLGEAADWPAGDRYALALAPLAAPLAQLPPGYADYVLEVRGQGDAFNPPPGVGTPDGQLVTRATAHAAALGLTAGDRVLVDAHRHPDPVDWLLAPLAAGASIVLCAALDPARRDARIATERVTRTLD, from the coding sequence GTGGCCGACAACCCCGCCCGGATCCTCACCGCCGCCATCGCGGCCGATCCCACCCGACCGCTGCTGACCTGGTACGACGACGCCACCGGCGACCGGACCGAGCTGTCCGGCGCGACGCTGGCCAACTGGGTCGCCAAGACCGCCAACCTGTTGGTCGACGACGCCGGGCTGGCACCCGGCGACCGGGCCGGGGTGCTGCTACCGCCGCACTGGCAGACCGCGGCGGTGCTGCTGGGCTGCTGGTCGGCGGGGGTGTCGGTGAGCACCGACGCACCAGAACCGGTCGATGTGCTGTTCGCCGCGGCCGACCGGCTGGGCGAGGCCGCGGACTGGCCGGCCGGCGACCGGTACGCCCTGGCGCTCGCCCCGCTGGCCGCGCCGCTGGCACAGCTGCCACCCGGCTACGCCGACTACGTGCTGGAGGTCCGCGGCCAGGGCGACGCCTTCAACCCGCCGCCCGGGGTCGGCACCCCGGACGGCCAGTTGGTCACGCGGGCCACGGCGCACGCGGCGGCGCTCGGGCTCACCGCCGGTGATCGCGTGCTGGTCGACGCGCACCGGCACCCCGACCCGGTCGACTGGCTGCTCGCCCCGCTCGCCGCGGGGGCCAGCATCGTGCTCTGCGCCGCCCTCGACCCGGCCCGGCGGGACGCCCGGATCGCCACCGAACGGGTCACCCGGACCCTCGACTGA
- a CDS encoding mannose-1-phosphate guanylyltransferase: MLYAVILAGGTGTRLWPLSRAGHPKFLHPLTGTEASLLQVTAERLGQLAESEHTMVVTGVAHAAAVARQLPGLPEENILVEPSPRDSCAAVALAAAVIARRDPAAVMGSFAADHLVVRSRRFAETIRTAVRGAEQGLLMTVGIEPTRPETGYGYLECGELLDSGPLRRVAEFKEKPVAEVAEAYVRSGRHLWNAGMFVWRVDAFLAELARQQPALHAGILEIAAAWDTSDQDETLGAVWPTLTKISVDYAVMEGAAAAGRVATVSGDFGWTDVGDFHTLGDVLPADDARNVVLGAETVAEKPGVLLRDSTGLIVVPRSGRLVAVLGVHDLIVVDTDDAVLVCPRDRAQDVKGLVDDLKERGEQGLI, encoded by the coding sequence ATGCTCTACGCAGTCATCCTCGCCGGCGGGACCGGGACCCGGCTCTGGCCGCTGTCCCGCGCCGGTCACCCCAAGTTCCTGCACCCGCTCACCGGCACCGAGGCGTCGCTCCTGCAGGTGACCGCCGAACGGCTGGGCCAGCTGGCGGAGTCGGAGCACACCATGGTGGTGACAGGTGTGGCGCACGCCGCCGCGGTGGCCCGGCAACTGCCGGGACTGCCGGAGGAGAACATCCTGGTCGAACCGTCCCCGCGGGACTCGTGCGCCGCGGTGGCGCTGGCCGCCGCCGTGATCGCGCGCCGCGACCCGGCCGCCGTGATGGGATCGTTCGCCGCGGATCACCTGGTGGTGCGCTCCCGCCGGTTCGCCGAGACGATCCGGACGGCGGTGCGCGGCGCCGAGCAGGGCCTGCTGATGACCGTGGGGATCGAGCCGACCCGACCGGAGACCGGCTACGGCTACCTGGAGTGCGGCGAGCTGCTGGACTCCGGCCCGCTGCGCCGGGTCGCGGAGTTCAAGGAGAAGCCGGTGGCCGAGGTCGCCGAGGCGTACGTCCGATCCGGCCGCCACCTGTGGAACGCCGGCATGTTCGTCTGGCGGGTGGACGCCTTCCTGGCCGAACTGGCCCGGCAGCAGCCCGCGCTGCACGCCGGGATCCTGGAGATCGCCGCGGCCTGGGACACCTCGGATCAGGACGAGACGCTGGGCGCCGTGTGGCCGACGCTGACGAAGATCTCGGTCGACTACGCGGTGATGGAGGGCGCCGCGGCGGCCGGCCGGGTGGCCACCGTGTCGGGCGACTTCGGGTGGACCGACGTCGGGGACTTCCACACCCTCGGTGACGTGCTGCCCGCCGACGACGCCCGCAACGTGGTGCTGGGCGCCGAGACGGTGGCGGAGAAGCCGGGCGTGCTGCTGCGGGACAGCACCGGGCTGATCGTGGTGCCCCGCTCGGGGCGGCTGGTGGCGGTCCTCGGGGTGCACGACCTGATCGTGGTGGACACCGACGACGCGGTGCTGGTCTGCCCGCGTGACCGGGCGCAGGACGTGAAGGGGCTGGTGGACGACCTGAAGGAGCGCGGCGAACAGGGCTTGATCTAG
- a CDS encoding helix-turn-helix domain-containing protein: MLRIHFSGEDVARTRVAAAADPLWELVLSLHLLQTRNPDPVVAGWRQEVTEGLRRDRAAARFRLLFALNPPRGYFPDFLTPHESRQSIEAGLDAVRSTPLSRLRQDLTVLAADNRLPDPAGALARGEPAVLKHLTDSMEHYRALAITPYWPRVAAAVEADRNRRARALLDGGTEALLASLRPAARWRPGLLEVPDYPADRELHLRGRGLLLVPSFFCSRAPVALLDPTLPPVLVYPVDRLGSLVPASVPEALTGVPGGSGIAGRPGVAGRPGVAGLPGPDGRAGPGAAGTGGREALSALLGRTRASVLAVVSDGCSTGEVARRLRISPAAASQHTAVLRNAGLLVSHRERNTVLHTLTPLGRAMLSQ, from the coding sequence GTGCTGAGAATCCACTTCTCCGGCGAGGACGTCGCCCGTACCCGGGTGGCCGCCGCGGCCGATCCACTCTGGGAGTTGGTGCTCAGCCTGCACCTGTTACAGACCCGTAATCCGGATCCCGTGGTCGCCGGCTGGCGGCAGGAGGTCACCGAGGGGCTGCGTCGGGACCGGGCGGCGGCGCGGTTCCGGCTGCTGTTCGCGCTCAACCCGCCGCGCGGCTACTTCCCGGACTTCCTCACCCCGCACGAGAGCCGGCAGAGCATCGAGGCGGGGCTGGACGCGGTCCGCTCCACCCCGCTGTCCCGGCTTCGGCAGGACCTGACGGTGCTGGCCGCGGACAACCGGCTGCCCGATCCGGCCGGCGCGCTGGCCCGGGGCGAACCGGCGGTGCTGAAGCACCTGACCGACTCGATGGAGCACTACCGCGCGCTGGCCATCACCCCGTACTGGCCGCGGGTGGCCGCCGCGGTGGAGGCCGACCGGAACCGGCGGGCCCGTGCCCTGCTCGACGGGGGTACGGAGGCCCTGCTGGCCAGCCTGCGGCCGGCCGCGCGGTGGCGGCCCGGGCTGCTGGAGGTGCCGGACTACCCGGCCGACCGGGAGCTGCACCTGCGCGGTCGCGGCCTGCTGCTGGTGCCGTCGTTCTTCTGCTCGCGGGCGCCGGTGGCGCTGCTGGACCCGACGCTGCCGCCGGTGCTCGTCTATCCGGTGGACCGCCTCGGTAGCCTCGTGCCGGCGTCGGTACCGGAGGCGTTGACCGGCGTCCCCGGCGGTTCCGGCATCGCTGGCCGGCCCGGCGTCGCCGGTCGTCCCGGCGTCGCTGGTCTTCCCGGCCCGGACGGTCGGGCCGGTCCCGGCGCGGCCGGTACGGGTGGCCGGGAGGCGCTGTCCGCGCTGCTCGGTCGGACCCGGGCCAGCGTCCTGGCGGTGGTCAGCGACGGGTGCTCCACGGGCGAGGTGGCGCGCCGGCTGCGCATCTCGCCGGCCGCGGCCAGCCAGCACACGGCCGTGCTGCGCAACGCCGGCCTGCTGGTCAGCCACCGGGAACGCAACACCGTGCTGCACACCCTCACCCCGCTGGGTCGGGCCATGCTGAGCCAGTGA